Proteins encoded together in one Ralstonia insidiosa window:
- the fdxA gene encoding ferredoxin FdxA, protein MPYVVTESCIQCKYTDCVAVCPMDCFHAGPNFLVIDPDECIDCSICVPECPVGAIYPAAEVPADQQDFIALNAQLSRRADWPRLTQVQAPLADHAHWAQVKDKRDALRIAPESPPST, encoded by the coding sequence ATGCCGTACGTCGTCACCGAATCCTGCATCCAGTGCAAGTACACGGACTGTGTTGCCGTCTGCCCGATGGACTGCTTTCACGCCGGCCCGAACTTCCTGGTGATTGATCCGGATGAATGCATCGACTGCTCGATCTGCGTGCCGGAGTGCCCGGTGGGGGCGATCTACCCCGCCGCCGAGGTGCCGGCCGATCAGCAGGACTTCATTGCACTGAACGCGCAGCTCTCGCGCCGTGCAGATTGGCCGCGCCTGACCCAAGTGCAGGCCCCGCTGGCCGACCACGCCCATTGGGCGCAAGTCAAAGACAAGCGCGATGCATTGCGCATCGCGCCCGAGTCACCACCGTCAACCTGA
- a CDS encoding ABC transporter transmembrane domain-containing protein, which produces MPSAAPLPSRISPLFELMPFLRPYARRWAVAFLALVIAAVATLALPVAFKFLIDRGFASGERSHIDRYFIALFVLSLVLAGATALRFYCVSWLGERVTADLRRAVYRHIVGLSPEFFETTQTGEVLSRLTTDTTLIQAVVGTSLSLGLRNTLLTVGGVVMLVVTSPVLSGYIIATLIVVVAPIVIFGRRVRRLSRDSQDKVASASALAGEVLNAMPTVQSYTQEAHEAKRFSAAVETAFDTALTRIRARAQLTAVVIVFVFAAIVFVLWLGAKAVLAGEMTAGQLSQFILYAVFTAGAVGAIAEVWGDLQRAAGATERLLQLLATRSPIAEPDTPVALPAHAEGIRFDNVTFHYPSRPGAAALSHFTLDVAPGEHVALVGPSGAGKTTLFQLLLRFYEPQSGSILISGVPTRQVSLAALRQAIGVVLQESVIFSGSVLDNIRYGTPDATLAQVQRAAEMAAAADFINELPQGYDTQLGERGVRLSGGQRQRIAIARAILKDPPILLLDEATSALDAASERLVQTALNNAARNRTTLVIAHRLATVQQADRIVVLEQGRIVAQGRHAELLQRSPLYARLAALQFGGVSMETEGLGAPSELTTGSADRSH; this is translated from the coding sequence ATGCCCTCCGCTGCGCCCCTGCCGTCACGTATCAGCCCCCTTTTCGAGCTCATGCCTTTCCTGCGCCCGTACGCGCGGCGCTGGGCGGTTGCGTTCCTGGCGCTGGTGATTGCGGCTGTTGCAACGCTGGCGCTGCCGGTGGCCTTCAAGTTTCTGATCGACCGTGGATTCGCCAGCGGCGAGCGGTCGCACATCGACCGCTACTTCATCGCCCTGTTCGTCCTTTCGCTGGTGCTCGCCGGTGCCACGGCGCTGCGCTTCTATTGCGTCTCGTGGCTGGGCGAGCGCGTAACGGCCGATCTGCGGCGCGCTGTGTACCGGCACATCGTCGGCTTGAGCCCGGAGTTTTTCGAGACGACACAAACGGGTGAGGTGCTGTCGCGGCTCACGACCGACACGACGTTGATCCAGGCCGTGGTGGGGACCAGTCTGTCGCTCGGGTTGCGCAACACGCTGCTGACGGTCGGCGGGGTGGTGATGCTGGTCGTGACGAGCCCGGTGCTCTCGGGCTACATCATCGCCACGCTGATCGTGGTGGTTGCGCCCATCGTCATCTTTGGGCGTCGCGTGCGGCGGCTCTCGCGTGACAGTCAAGACAAGGTGGCAAGCGCAAGCGCGCTGGCCGGCGAGGTGCTCAATGCCATGCCGACCGTGCAGTCGTACACGCAGGAAGCGCATGAAGCGAAGCGTTTCAGCGCCGCCGTGGAAACGGCGTTTGACACCGCACTCACGCGCATCCGGGCCCGTGCCCAGTTGACCGCGGTAGTCATCGTCTTTGTATTCGCTGCGATCGTGTTTGTGCTCTGGCTCGGCGCAAAGGCCGTGCTGGCTGGCGAGATGACGGCGGGCCAGTTGTCCCAGTTCATCCTCTACGCGGTGTTCACCGCGGGCGCGGTCGGTGCAATTGCGGAAGTGTGGGGAGACCTGCAAAGAGCCGCCGGTGCCACGGAGCGCCTGCTGCAACTGCTGGCAACCCGCTCCCCCATTGCGGAACCGGACACTCCTGTGGCGCTGCCCGCGCATGCCGAAGGGATCCGCTTCGACAATGTCACCTTCCACTATCCGTCGCGTCCGGGTGCCGCTGCGCTCTCCCACTTCACGCTCGATGTTGCGCCCGGGGAGCACGTTGCGTTGGTGGGGCCTTCCGGTGCCGGCAAGACGACGCTGTTTCAACTGCTGCTGCGCTTTTACGAACCGCAGTCCGGAAGCATCCTGATCAGCGGCGTCCCAACGCGGCAAGTCTCACTCGCAGCGCTGCGACAGGCCATTGGCGTCGTGCTGCAAGAATCGGTGATCTTTTCAGGGAGCGTGCTCGACAACATCCGCTATGGCACGCCCGACGCCACGCTCGCGCAGGTTCAGCGCGCCGCCGAGATGGCTGCCGCTGCCGACTTCATCAACGAACTACCGCAGGGCTACGACACGCAGCTGGGCGAGCGTGGCGTCAGGCTGTCGGGTGGGCAGCGCCAGCGGATCGCCATTGCGCGGGCCATTCTCAAAGACCCGCCCATCCTGCTGCTGGATGAAGCCACCAGCGCACTCGATGCCGCAAGCGAGCGGCTGGTGCAGACTGCCCTGAACAATGCCGCGCGAAACCGCACCACGCTGGTCATCGCGCACCGCCTTGCCACCGTGCAGCAGGCCGACCGGATCGTTGTGCTTGAGCAAGGCCGTATCGTTGCGCAAGGCCGCCATGCTGAGCTTTTGCAGCGTTCGCCGCTTTATGCACGTCTTGCGGCGCTGCAGTTTGGTGGGGTGTCTATGGAGACCGAAGGGCTCGGTGCGCCATCCGAACTGACAACAGGAAGTGCCGACAGATCACATTGA
- a CDS encoding aspartate/glutamate racemase family protein — translation MPNILLINPNSSRATTDMMVRIAQEHAPAGYTVVGATAANGPSMIINEVELAAAATEVEATWRSTQVPHAGVIISAFGDPGVMQVREASRPIPVVGICEASMLEASEGGRRFGVATVTPDLVAAIDAKAHALGLGALYTGVQLTPGEPRGLAADAGALEEALSDAVRACLKDGAQAVIIGGGPLGQAAVHLAQRFDVPIIAPISAAMRRLSACIAGGLAAPAGTAKRA, via the coding sequence ATGCCCAACATTCTTCTGATCAACCCGAATTCGTCCCGGGCCACCACCGACATGATGGTGCGCATCGCACAGGAGCACGCACCCGCCGGCTATACGGTTGTGGGTGCCACGGCTGCGAATGGGCCGTCGATGATCATCAACGAGGTGGAGCTGGCCGCAGCGGCCACCGAGGTGGAGGCCACCTGGCGTAGCACGCAGGTGCCGCACGCGGGCGTGATCATCAGCGCCTTTGGCGACCCCGGCGTGATGCAGGTTCGCGAGGCAAGCCGGCCCATACCGGTGGTCGGCATTTGTGAGGCGTCGATGCTGGAGGCATCGGAAGGCGGACGCCGCTTTGGTGTAGCCACGGTCACGCCCGATCTGGTGGCCGCGATTGATGCCAAGGCGCATGCGCTTGGGCTGGGCGCGCTCTATACCGGTGTGCAACTCACGCCCGGTGAGCCACGTGGGCTGGCAGCCGATGCTGGGGCGTTGGAGGAAGCACTGAGTGATGCCGTGCGCGCCTGCCTTAAGGATGGCGCGCAGGCCGTGATCATCGGCGGCGGGCCGTTGGGGCAGGCCGCCGTGCATCTGGCGCAGCGATTCGACGTACCGATCATTGCGCCGATTTCCGCTGCGATGCGCCGGCTGAGCGCCTGCATCGCAGGGGGACTGGCGGCACCAGCTGGCACCGCCAAGCGCGCTTAG
- a CDS encoding PepSY domain-containing protein — protein sequence MRRRRTLTFLTLAVLMAVAAVLIARRPGGPAIRPTLANGPLASAVDTAENYLHGKAIRAGLDRSASGLIYDVTVVKAGRIFDVRLDARSGRILSAAINK from the coding sequence ATGCGCCGACGTCGCACACTCACCTTCCTCACGCTGGCGGTTCTGATGGCCGTTGCGGCCGTCCTCATCGCCCGCCGCCCGGGTGGGCCGGCCATCCGCCCGACGCTTGCCAATGGGCCGCTTGCATCGGCCGTGGACACGGCAGAAAACTACCTGCATGGCAAGGCGATCCGGGCGGGGCTCGATCGCTCGGCATCGGGCTTGATTTACGACGTCACGGTGGTCAAGGCTGGCCGGATTTTCGATGTGCGGCTCGATGCACGCAGCGGGCGGATTCTTTCTGCCGCGATCAACAAGTAG